The sequence TCTGCTTCCCAAATGCAACCACGGGTTCCACGTGCGCTGCATCGACAAGTGGCTTAAGCAACATATGACTTGTCCGAAATGCAGACACTGTCTGGTTGAGACATGCCAAAAGATCTTAGGTGACGGCGATGAAGCTGAGCAAGTGGCAGCAGCAACCCCAAGTGAGAGGAGCATAGAAATCAGAATTGCTCCTCTAGAACCTGAAGCAAGAGTAGCCACTTTTAGAGAAAGCAGCTAGCGTAtgccaacaaacaaacaaattatatttcaaGAATTTGGTTTCACCAgcaagattttagatttttttaatagatttgaaCATAATTTATGTCTCTAGCCATaggatttcaaaatcaaatatactTTCAGCTTTCCAATCAATCGTAAGTTCAAAAGGTTTTTCAAGTTTGATAAACTCTTTTCAGAGAATTCCTCTGCATATTCAAATCACAATCACAGGGTATACAACTATGTAACCACTAGTTTTGAAGGTCTGAAAAGAAATGGTTTCCATGGAGCTCTGTGGCACCAAAGTCCAACACCACAAAAACTACAAATGCGATATTGGTCTGGTCTAATCGGTTAGACTCACTCACCAACTTGGTACATTAACACCAGCTAAATAAGGAATTCTTCCTCGCAATGATAAAGAAGTAAAACTCGGTGTGTTTTGAAAAGGGAGATGGACCCAACCCATATATAACATGGTCAAACTAATCCACCTACGTTCTGTGTGGTTAAATAGTCAAACCTAAAAGCTACTTTGAGGAATGGTTATAGTATTTTAACATATCAAGCAGCAACACCAACATGGTATGGGATCATAATGGAAAGCTCCACTTTAACAATCTATCATTTTTCTATAACGAAGGAGCTGCCAAAGTGATAACACATGTCCATTGGCACATATATGCACGTATGCTATTGCTAAGGCGTGTCTACTGGCATTGATCCACAAATACCATACTCAAAAATCCAAATAGTAGTTATTTAATAAAACCGAAATAAGTGACAAAACATTTCCATCCAATTAAACGAACATGGCTAGATTTCCTTTTATAGTAACTAGAACAGAGTAACTAGTGATCAGGTTCATGGCTAGTTATAAACAAAAGGAGCTCCAGAGATAAAGCTCCAAGATCCTAGTCACTTGTGATTGGATATTTGGATGTAAAATAGATAAAGTGCCAggcaaaaatatattttacacctTGCTGCCCTAGTAAGAAGTGGGAGCTTATAAGAGCGAACGAGGCTTTGCATAGAAAAGAAGTTTCATTGGTTAACAACATAAGAATGTGATTTACAGGTAATATAAGTTCACTTTGCATCTGAGAGATCTAAGATGGTATCAaatcatattttgtaatatatcatATACTCCGTGGGAAAATTGCAACAAAATGTATAAGAAGCAGAGTatctaaaagactaaaacaGAAGCATTACTAGGCACAAAGTAAAATTTGATGGTAGACTTGGTAGCTGTGAAGGAGATGCATGGTTTTCAAATAGTATCATAGAGCTTGATGCAAAGCCCTCTTGCTGGACTAAAAACTTGGCTCAATAAGAAGATTCATGTCTAAACTTTTGGATATTAGAGATTCAGATAATTCAGAACCATgcaaataaaaaatggaaaaagtcTGTCGACATCCCATTGTAGAGGATAAAGGTGGACACCAAAGGTTGCGCCAACACATCCAACCACCTACAGAAGTCCCACCAGGGACAAGTCAGAGGAATGAACATGCAACAATGAATTTAGACAGTTATGTGGCTCTTCAAAATCAAATGCATCCAGAAAAGTTTTCAAAATACTAGTTATATCTTAGACTCATTCGGAGATATACAGTATATTAATACAACTTAACTAATGCGCTTCAGGCTTTCAAGTACTCACGATCTTAATAATGCTCTTTTTATATTCCTTTACACAATAATCACACAAGGTAAGAAAACCACCAAATCAAGAATGTCAACCAAAGAACGCACGAGTATCACATGGTATTCCAAGCAACATAAAGCAATAAAGGCAAAGTTTATCACTTTCTTGAAGGGATAAAAAAACAGACCACTATATGTTCTTACCAGCTATATGGAACCTAGTGGCACAAACAAAAGACAATACAAAAATCATTTTCAGATAGGCANNNNNNNNNNNNNNNNNNNNNNNNNNNNNNNNNNNNNNNNNNNNNNNNNNNNNNNNNNNNNNNNNNNNNNNNNNNNNNNNNNNNNNNNNNNNNNNNNNNNNNNNNNNNNNNNNNNNNNNNNNNNNNNNNNNNNNNNNNNNNNNNNNNNNNNNNNNNNNNNNNNNNNNNNNNNNNNNNNNNNNNNNNNNNNNNNNNNNNNNNNNNNNNNNNNNNNNNNNNNNNNNNNNNNNNNNNNNNNNNNNNNNNNNNNNNNNNNNNNNNNNNNNNNNNNNNNNNNNNNNNNNNNNNNNNNNNNNNNNNNNNNNNNNNNNNNNNNNNNNNNNNNNNNNNNNNNNNNNNNNNNNNNNNNNNNNNNNNNNNNNNNNNNNNNNNNNNNNNNNNNNNNNNNNNNNNNNNNNNNNNNNNNNNNNNNNNNNNNNNNNNNNNNNNNNNNNNNNNNNNNNNNNNNNNNNNNNNNNNNNNNNNNNNNNNNNNNNNNNNNNNNNNNNNNNNNNNNNNNNNNNNNNNNNNNNNNNNNNNNNNNNNNNNNNNNNNNNNNNNNNNNNNNNNNNNNNNNNNNNNNNNNNNNNNNNNNNNNNNNNNNNNNNNNNNNNNNNNNNNNNNNNNNNNNNNNNNNNNNNNNNNNNNNNNNNNNNNNNNNNNNNNNNNNNNNNNNNNNNNNNNNNNNNNNNNNNNNNNNNNNNNNNNNNNNNNNNNNNNNNNNNNNNNNNNNNNNNNNNNNNNNNNNNNNNNNNNNNNNNNNNNNNNNNNNNNNNNNNNNNNNNNNNNNNNNNNNNNNNNNNNNNNNNNNNNNNNNNNNNNNNNNNNNNNNNNNNNNNNNNNNNNNNNNNNNNNNNNNNNNNNNNNNNNNNNNNNNNNNNNNNNNNNNNNNNNNNNNNNNNNNNNNNNNNNNNNNNNNNNNNNNNNNNNNNNNNNNNNNNNNNNNNNNNNNNNNNNNNNNNNNNNNNNNNNNNNNNNNNNNNNNNNNNNNNNNNNNNNNNNNNNNNNNNNNNNNNNNNNNNNNNNNNNNNNNNNNNNNNNNNNNNNNNNNNNNNNNNNNNNNNNNNNNNNNNNNNNNNNNNNNNNNNNNNNNNNNNNNNNNNNNNNNNNNNNNNNNNNNNNNNNNNNNNNNNNNNNNNNNNNNNNNNNNNNNNNNNNNNNNNNNNNNNNNNNNNNNNNNNNNNNNNNNNNNNNNNNNNNNNNNNNNNNNNNNNNNNNNNNNNNNNNNNNNNNNNNNNNNNNNNNNNNNNNNNNNNNNNNNNNNNNNNNNNNNNNNNNNNNNNNNNNNNNNNNNNNNNNNNNNNNNNNNNNNNNNNNNNNNNNNNNNNNNNNNNNNNNNNNNNNNNNNNNNNNNNNNNNNNNNNNNNNNNNNNNNNNNNNNNNNNNNNNNNNNNNNNNNNNNNNNNNNNNNNNNNNNNNNNNNNNNNNNNNNNNNNNNNNNNNNNNNNNNNNNNNNNNNNNNNNNNNNNNNNNNNNNNNNNNNNNNNNNNNNNNNNNNNNNNNNNNNNNNNNNNNNNNNNNNNNNNNNNNNNNNNNNNNNNNNNNNNNNNNNNNNNNNNNNNNNNNNNNNNNNNNNNNNNNNNNNNNNNNNNNNNNNNNNNNNNNNNNNNNNNNNNNNNNNNNNNNNNNNNNNNNNNNNNNNNNNNNNNNNNNNNNNNNNNNNNNNNNNNNNNNNNNNNNNNNNNNNNNNNNNNNNNNNNNNNNNNNNNNNNNNNNNNNNNNNNNNNNNNNNNNNNNNNNNNNNNNNNNNNNNNNNNNNNNNNNNNNNNNNNNNNNNNNNNNNNNNNNNNNNNNNNNNNNNNNNNNNNNNNNNNNNNNNNNNNNNNNNNNNNNNNNNNNNNNNNNNNNNNNNNNNNNNNNNNNNNNNNNNNNNNNNNNNNNNNNNNNNNNNNNNNNNNNNNNNNNNNNNNNNNNNNNNNNNNNNNNNNNNNNNNNNNNNNNNNNNNNNNNNNNNNNNNNNNNNNNNNNNNNNNNNNNNNNNNNNNNNNNNNNNNNNNNNNNNNNNNNNNNNNNNNNNNNNNNNNNNNNNNNNNNNNNNNNNNNNNNNNNNNNNNNNNNNNNNNNNNNNNNNNNNNNNNNNNNNNNNNNNNNNNNNNNNNNNNNNNNNNNNNNNNNNNNNNNNNNNNNNNNNNNNNNNNNNNNNNNNNNNNNNNNNNNNNNNNNNNNNNNNNNNNNNNNNNNNNNNNNNNNNNNNNNNNNNNNNNNNNNNNNNNNNNNNNNNNNNNNNNNNNNNNNNNNNNNNNNNNNNNNNNNNNNNNNNNNNNNNNNNNNNNNNNNNNNNNNNNNNNNNNNNNNNNNNNNNNNNNNNNNNNNNNNNNNNNNNNNNNNNNNNNNNNNNNNNNNNNNNNNNNNNNNNNNNNNNNNNNNNNNNNNNNNNNNNNNNNNNNNNNNNNNNNNNNNNNNNNNNNNNNNNNNNNNNNNNNNNNNNNNNNNNNNNNNNNNNNNNNNNNNNNNNNNNNNNNNNNNNNNNNNNNNNNNNNNNNNNNNNNNNNNNNNNNNNNNNNNNNNNNNNNNNNNNNNNNNNNNNNNNNNNNNNNNNNNNNNNNNNNNNNNNNNNNNNNNNNNNNNNNNNNNNNNNNNNNNNNNNNNNNNNNNNNNNNNNNNNNNNNNNNNNNNNNNNNNNNNNNNNNNNNNNNNNNNNNNNNNNNNNNNNNNNNNNNNNNNNNNNNNNNNNNNNNNNNNNNNNNNNNNNNNNNNNNNNNNNNNNNNNNNNNNNNNNNNNNNNNNNNNNNNNNNNNNNNNNNNNNNNNNNNNNNNNNNNNNNNNNNNNNNNNNNNNNNNNNNNNNNNNNNNNNNNNNNNNNNNNNNNNNNNNNNNNNNNNNNNNNNNNNNNNNNNNNNNNNNNNNNNNNNNNNNNNNNNNNNNNNNNNNNNNNNNNNNNNNNNNNNNNNNNNNNNNNNNNNNNNNNNNNNNNNNNNNNNNNNNNNNNNNNNNNNNNNNNNNNNNNNNNNNNNNNNNNNNNNNNNNNNNNNNNNNNNNNNNNNNNNNNNNNNNNNNNNNNNNNNNNNNNNNNNNNNNNNNNNNNNNNNNNNNNNNNNNNNNNNNNNNNNNNNNNNNNNNNNNNNNNNNNNNNNNNNNNNNNNNNNNNNNNNNNNNNNNNNNNNNNNNNNNNNNNNNNNNNNNNNNNNNNNNNNNNNNNNNNNNNNNNNNNNNNNNNNNNNNNNNNNNNNNNNNNNNNNNNNNNNNNNNNNNNNNNNNNNNNNNNNNNNNNNNNNNNNNNNNNNNNNNNNNNNNNNNNNNNNNNNNNNNNNNNNNNNNNNNNNNNNNNNNNNNNNNNNNNNNNNNNNNNNNNNNNNNNNNNNNNNNNNNNNNNNNNNNNNNNNNNNNNNNNNNNNNNNNNNNNNNNNNNNNNNNNNNNNNNNNNNNNNNNNNNNNNNNNNNNNNNNNNNNNNNNNNNNNNNNNNNNNNNNNNNNNNNNNNNNNNNNNNNNNNNNNNTTCAAAATACTAGTTATATCTTAGACTCATTCGGAGATATACAGTATATTAATACAACTTAACTAATGCGCTTCAGGCTTTCAAGTACTCACGATCTTAATAATGCTCTTTTTATATTCCTTTACACAATAATCACACAAGGTAAGAAAACCACCAAATCAAGAATGTCAACCAAAGAACGCACGAGTATCACATGGTATTCCAAGCAACATAAAGCAATAAAGGCAAAGTTTATCACTTTCTTGAAGGGATAAAAAAACAGACCACTATATGTTCTTACCAGCTATATGGAACCTAGTGGCACAAACAAAAGACAATACAAAAATCATTTTCAGATAGGCATACAGCCTTTCTCATATTTtctttcagagagagagagagagagagagagagagagagactggtCAAGTAATAAGACTAAAAGTAACTATATCTCTTCATATCAAAAAATCTTGCTTTAGTTACGAGCCACAGTAAAAACGTTTCATTCTAGACTCATGTATAGTGTGCACTGGCAATTTGCAGTAAAAGACAAGATATCATAAAGTAGGGaaaaggaaattatataaatcacttGCTTTAGCTATGAGACTGGCTTAGAGAAAGGCGCGGAGCTGGACACTAATTTAGAGTAATCTTTATTGATAAAAGTAGCCTTTAACAAGAATCGTGGATGGGGATTTTTCCCTTCTGGCTGCTAACAACTTTGGTTTTACTACTGACGAGACGGGTCTCATGTTTTGAGGTGACTAAGTAATGAACAGAGAGAAGCCACTGACATGAACCAAGACCTAAGAGATGTATTATCTGAATGCTATCACAAAGATGGAACCGTTCATGGCTGCTCTAGCTAAAGCTCATGGGTCCCTGAAAGCAATTCTTTGCAAAATCCACTGCCACATGGCACTACCATTGCAGGAAATGGTATGATGGGCACACTAAGATTGTAAAAATTCAGTGGAGAATCCATGTAAGATGCAgactataattaaataaaataaaacactaaAGGACCTTGCTAATTTTGCTAGCATCTTCCACCAACTataattcagaaaaaaatatataagtaaaataatttcccattataattttaaaaaagtatgtGGAAACCTTTACCTTTCCACTATATATGGAACCTGCAGCAAAAAAACCTAGTAGATCTATCAATCTAACTCTACAAACTAGGTTATCATGTCGACTGCAACTTCTGCTCCCATTACCAAACCAACTCATGAGCTCTTCCAAGATATTCGTGGAAATTTTTATTCAAGAAGACTACTGCTTCATACAGCTTACCAACCACGTACCACGGCATCGCCCCCGTTTGCAGAAGCATCACAGTCCTCTGCAAATCATATGAGCTTTGATGCAAATGTTGTCATGGTCCTATCAGTTCTCTTATGTGCACTAGTTTGCTCCCTTGGACTGCATTCTATCATAAGATGTGCACTGAGGTACTCCAATTTATTATCATCAGAAGCTGGTGAGGAGCTCGCAGTTCGCTTGGCCAACACAGGAGTAAAACAACAAGCCTTGAAGAGTTTCCAGACGGTAAGTTACACTGCAGAACTGAAGCTTCCTGGCCTAGATACAGAGTGTGCCATATGCCTCTCGGAGTTTGTATCCGGAGAACGAGTCAAGCTTCTGCCAAAGTGCCACCATGGATTCCATGTCCGGTGTATAGACAAATGGCTCAGTTCACATTCATCATGTCCCACCTGCAGGCAGTGCCTCATTCAGACTTGCAAAAAGATAGCTGGCTGCAGTAGTGAGATGACAACCCCATCACCTAATCAACCACAACAGAACATGCATATAGCACCACTAGGACCGGAATCATTGATGCGCGCTTTTAGCTGAACAGAGTCAGTAACCTAGGCTTAGGTACGGTGCAGTTATGTTGTAAAAGCTGATATGTATGTATTGTCACGTTTTTAGAAATAGTCAGAGATCCCAAACTATCTGCAGTTCAATATTCAAAACAGCGTTAATTATGATTTCCTCTGTAAAGTTTCAATCGTTATGACATGTTGTTGCCTGAAACTGAAAGTGTATATTCCAAATTTCCAATAGAAGATCTTAGACTCACGTGAGTGAATGAAATTATAAACAACTCAAATAAGGAAGCTGAGAAGGCAAAACACTTGGAACCAAACCAACGTCGACGAGTTAAGTGGGGGCACTAATCAACTTGGTCAACTAAGAGAATTCCTTAATACTCCCAGCTTTAAGACATTCCCAAGTTATTAAAACATGATACGCCACTAGTTTCTTGTTTAATACTAGTGCTAATCATATTGATTAATTACCAAGCTCTATATgtagaataaataaattagcCCTCCATGATAGAAGAAGAcctttcttcttattctttacCGACCTATAAGTATATTGAGTAggcagtgatgatgatgagacaaTATAAAAAACGTGACAAATTAACTAATCAAGCCACACAGAGAATTGTCAATACCCTACAAGATTAAAAGGCTTTTGATATAATCCACCCAAAATGAGAACACGGCGTAGATTGAGAAAAGATACATATAGGTTACACCTAGAACAAACGTCGGCATAAAGTAAATATGGAATCTGAGCATGAAACCACCGTAGAGTCAAATCAGATGATAACAAAAATGAGTGGTTTAAGATATTGTACTAATCATACAAAGTAAAATGGTACGAGAAATTAACAACCAGTGTTGGTGCTGTCAAATATCCTACCAAACAGAGGTCACAGAATCTGAACAATTAAGAGCCAAAAAAAACAGTGAAAGTAACACTACTCCAAAATTGATGTGGTTACTGGCCTAATATATAACAGCTTCCACAAATATCAAAGGTCCTAATATAACAGTACTAGTCCACAATTGATGTGGTTTATAACAGCTTCCACAAAGGTAAAATGAGCCAAATACAGAGTCCTCCTTTTGTTGTCCCCGAGGAGCTAACTCCCTTTCTTTCTGATATTGTTATCGAACTTTAGTGCTTTTCTCATCACACTTCAATTGCTACCTATGCATGATTTTTACAATCTTGTCAAATGTATATTTGGATGCTGCAGTCTTCTTCCCCCAGTGTTTGAATGACGTGTACACTTTTCATCAAGAGGGCTGGCACTATGAGCTTAATTTACAAGACATATCTTACAAAGGTTTTAATTTACCAAAGATGCCACTCTAGAGCTCTTTTCCTCtacttaattaataatagtGCATGCCTTAGTATTGACATTATATTCTTTTCGTTTATCTGCTACTTCAACTCACCCATCCCTCAAGGATTGTTTAAAGTCAAATTATTATGCTAGTATACTGCTATGCCAATAATCAAATAAGGCAACCTCCTTGTCAAAGGGATCTAGCTTCAAAAGGACAACATCAACAGAGTACTAAAAAGTAGATTATTTGAAGTTTCCCCAAatcttttctatatttatatCATATGATATTATCATTTGAAACGCAGCGAAGCTAGTTGTCGGAAGTAGCACCACCTTGTTACCTTGCCTCCTCCGAAATAGCAGCATTCTCCTCCGCACTAGCAGCCTCAATTACAGGATCTAGGATAGGTTCTTCACCAAGTAATATAGGTTTCCCCAACGCCATATAAAGGACGAAAGAGGAAGCAGCTCTTTTGCTTGGCAGGTCTCACTCAGAGGTAGCCTTCCTGGTGCGCAGGATCTAATAAGAAAAGATTGTAACCCATTTTATCCAACCCTTCAAGAGCCGTGACCCACGCGGaaactccttcttcttctgggaTGCCTTTTGAAATCACCAtcaaatttatatgataatcttcttcctctggtcTCGTAGGACGTTCGTATGATTTAAGAGAAATTGTATATCTAATCTTGATACACAAGAAAccatcttctttgttttgatttaagaGAAATTGTATATCTTAATTCAATTATAGGGAGCAAATTGCTGTGTCCAAAAAAAAGCTTCTGGACATCTTTTTTCTCTCGATCCACATTGGGCCATTCATACTTTTCCCAGACCTAACGTTCGGCCCATAACATTAACCtacctaaaaacaaataaaaatgattagcTTAGCTCCTCCCAAGTGTTTTGATCCATGTAATAATTGACTAACTTTAATAATTCAGCTATATTATCATTCATTATCTAAAAAGTGTACCGTACCTCATCAAAGTAGACAAGTAATATCGGTTGTTAATTTATTAtcagattttaattttggtaccaaattcttgtttattttgtctaatatatttttgattcatGGATGAACTTTTTAGTAATTAGTAGAATTGTTTTTACTATAGTGTAAGTAAAAAAAGGTTATAACTTAATTCAGAATTTGAAGGTTAAAATAATGTGAGTAAAAAGATCTGTATTGGTTTGATGAATTTGTCTAGCAACAATTTGCATGTAGGGTTTAACGGATTATGAGTTTAATAGGTGATATAAAATCCCATATTCcagaaaagaaatataaacttTATGGGTGGATTGTGGTGTACCACTACTAGTAAAGTTGAGGGGGGGGAAAAAGCTTAGATCTCTGGGATCAAGCAAGCAAACTTATTAATTACATACCAAATCAAGAAAGACTAACCTTAATTGACTTTTCTCCAACAAAAGATATGAACGTGGCCTGCCATTTATAtgtatacttttatatatatatatataaaaaaaaaacatgaacgtGGTGTGGCCTGCCTTACATAACccatatcccctatataataaatagtGAGAATTAAATGTAATCATAATAGTAGCAATGTTATTGTAAATCACAAGTAGTTTCGTAATGATGGACACAACGTTTTTCGTAGGTGCCAGCCTTCACCTTCCCACattctctccctttctctctcacCTGGGTACGATTGTTACCGGCACGTGCTATTCACGTGGATCTCCAAAAAGTTgactttttgagttttgaatctcTCAACAAACATATTAANGGAGGGGGGGAGAAAAAGCTTAGATCTCTGGGATCAAGCAAGCAAACTTATTAATTACATACCAAATCAAGAAAGACTAACCTTAATTGACTTTTCTCCAACAAAAGATATGAACGTGGCCTGCCATTTATAtgtatacttttatatatatatatataaaaaaaaaacatgaacgtGGTGTGGCCTGCCTTACATAACccatatcccctatataataaatagtGAGAATTAAATGTAATCATAATAGTAGCAATGTTATTGTAAATCACAAGTAGTTTCGTAATGATGGACACAACGTTTTTCGTAGGTGCCAGCCTTCACCTTCCCACattctctccctttctctctcacCTGGGTACGATTGTTACCGGCACGTGCTATTCACGTGGATCTCCAAAAAGTTgactttttgagttttgaatctctcaacaaacatattaaaaaaaaaagaaaaagtttatgatgatgaatgatgattagtttgctttctttctcttgttagAACATGCGAATAATCGTAATGTTTATTGCTCAACATCTTTCACTTACGAAGCGCACGATGGTTCGACCTTAACTACGCCATACGTATGTTCATATGTTCAATATACACAAAATATGCGTCTTTCAACAAATCAGATCCGTTACCTCAACTATTTCATACATAGTTAAATATATTTCACTATGTACATATGGCTCGATACCAAAAGTTCCAAAACATAgcccccaaaaagaaaaactattagGTATCAACGTCGAAATTTAGAAAGAACTTGTTAGTATAACCTCAAATATATCGATACATACTCATGTACGCTATCATTATGTAAGAAAGTTGTGACGTTATTAGAAAGATATGGCACAACAAAAATGGCTAGACAGCCTAGACTCAATGTATTGGTATCTCAACTCATCATTACTTATAGTCTTTCTACCCAAACAATAGTTAGACAATGTTTCTACAATacaactatataataataagattaaCAACTATTATGTGTGTGTCAGCATATAAATATCATAATGAA comes from Camelina sativa cultivar DH55 chromosome 19, Cs, whole genome shotgun sequence and encodes:
- the LOC104765738 gene encoding RING-H2 finger protein ATL78-like yields the protein MSTATSAPITKPTHELFQDIRGNFYSRRLLLHTAYQPRTTASPPFAEASQSSANHMSFDANVVMVLSVLLCALVCSLGLHSIIRCALRYSNLLSSEAGEELAVRLANTGVKQQALKSFQTVSYTAELKLPGLDTECAICLSEFVSGERVKLLPKCHHGFHVRCIDKWLSSHSSCPTCRQCLIQTCKKIAGCSSEMTTPSPNQPQQNMHIAPLGPESLMRAFS